A window of Melitaea cinxia chromosome 26, ilMelCinx1.1, whole genome shotgun sequence contains these coding sequences:
- the LOC123666630 gene encoding protein lethal(2)essential for life-like — translation MSLLPYLLGHNHYAPARLLDQDFGLALTPDDMLTLVAAPMLSQDYYRPWRQLANAARDIGSNIKADKDKFQINLDVQHFAPEEITVKTADGFIIVEGKHEEKKDEHGYISRQFVRRYAIPKGCNPDTVESRLSSDGVLTVTAPRQSSAVKNERSVPIQQTGPVRKEIKDSTEQHEEKTEKN, via the coding sequence atgtcTCTTCTACCGTACCTGCTTGGTCACAACCACTACGCACCAGCCCGTTTACTTGACCAGGATTTCGGATTGGCGCTGACTCCTGACGACATGCTGACTTTGGTGGCTGCACCTATGCTCTCCCAGGACTACTACAGACCCTGGCGTCAATTGGCGAATGCTGCTCGCGATATTGGCTCCAACATCAAGGCCGACAAGGACAAATTCCAAATAAACTTAGATGTTCAGCATTTTGCACCTGAAGAGATTACTGTGAAAACGGCTGATGGTTTTATCATCGTCGAGGGGAAACACGAGGAGAAAAAAGATGAACACGGCTACATTTCTCGTCAATTCGTTAGGAGATACGCCATTCCAAAAGGATGCAACCCCGATACCGTTGAATCTCGACTCTCGTCGGACGGAGTATTAACTGTCACGGCACCACGACAATCCTCTGCTGTGAAGAATGAACGAAGTGTCCCAATCCAACAAACCGGCCCAGTTCGCAAGGAGATCAAGGACTCGACAGAACAACATGAAGAGAAGacggaaaaaaattaa
- the LOC123666632 gene encoding protein lethal(2)essential for life-like: protein MSFSPFVFDYDLPRWTRRLADQSFGHTLSPDDLFTARAAPVSPLVPRYPLWWPKDTGSTIKLEKDKWQISIDVQHFAPSEITVKTVNGFIVVEGKHEEKQDEHGFISRQFVRRFKIPEDTDPDAIESRLSSDGVLTVLAARKDTLKGERNVPIMQTGPVRKEVKEDSVTDQIVEK, encoded by the coding sequence ATGTCGTTTTCACCTTTTGTCTTTGATTACGACTTGCCACGTTGGACAAGGCGTCTCGCAGATCAAAGCTTCGGTCACACCTTGTCACCAGACGACCTGTTCACAGCTAGAGCCGCTCCGGTCAGCCCATTAGTTCCACGATACCCACTTTGGTGGCCCAAAGACACGGGATCAACGATCAAGCTTGAAAAAGACAAGTGGCAAATCAGTATCGACGTTCAACATTTTGCACCAAGTGAAATTACCGTGAAAACTGTCAATGGTTTTATTGTAGTGGAAGGAAAACACGAAGAGAAGCAGGACGAACATGGATTTATTTCTAGGCAGTTTGTGAGGCGTTTTAAAATCCCAGAAGATACCGACCCTGATGCGATCGAGTCGAGGTTGTCGTCTGACGGTGTTCTGACTGTTTTGGCTGCGAGGAAGGACACATTAAAAGGAGAAAGGAATGTCCCTATCATGCAAACTGGCCCTGTACGTAAGGAAGTAAAAGAAGATTCTGTTACAGATCAAATAGTtgaaaagtga